From one Rhizobium sp. CIAT894 genomic stretch:
- the blh gene encoding bifunctional sulfur transferase/dioxygenase Blh: MTSVRVNELISVAGQPDAAGFAAFAADGFTAVINDRPDGEEPGQPGNAAEKASAAAAGLAYSFVPVKGAEITEADIRAFQAAMAEAKGPVVAHCKSGTRALTLYALGEVLDGRMKAGDVQAFGQNLGFDLAGARRWLEKRAGQAPAVKAFFEPHTCSVQYVVSDPATKGCAIIDPVLDFDEMSGATGTSNADAILAYIESEELAVEWILDTHPHADHFSAAHYLKGKTGAPTAIGAHVTDVQVLWKEIYNWPALETDGSQWDRLFADGDTFEIGGLKAHVMFSPGHTLASVTYVIGDAAFVHDTVFTPDSGTARTDFPGGSASALWRSIQAILSLPEETRLFSGHDYQPGGRHPRWESTIAAQKRANPHISGIDEAGFVALRQARDRTLPKPKLMLHALQVNIRGGRLPEPEENGRRYLKIPLDAL, from the coding sequence ATGACATCCGTGAGGGTCAATGAGCTGATATCGGTCGCGGGGCAGCCCGATGCCGCCGGTTTTGCCGCTTTTGCAGCAGACGGCTTTACCGCCGTCATCAATGACCGGCCGGATGGCGAGGAGCCGGGGCAACCCGGCAATGCCGCGGAGAAGGCTTCCGCCGCCGCCGCCGGGCTCGCCTACAGCTTCGTGCCGGTGAAGGGGGCCGAAATCACCGAGGCCGATATCCGCGCCTTCCAGGCGGCGATGGCCGAGGCGAAGGGACCGGTCGTCGCCCATTGCAAGAGCGGCACACGGGCGCTGACGCTCTACGCGCTGGGCGAGGTGCTGGATGGGCGCATGAAGGCCGGGGATGTTCAAGCCTTCGGTCAAAACCTCGGCTTCGATCTTGCCGGCGCACGCCGCTGGCTGGAGAAGCGGGCAGGGCAGGCGCCCGCGGTGAAGGCCTTCTTCGAACCTCACACATGCAGCGTGCAATATGTCGTTTCCGATCCCGCGACGAAAGGCTGCGCCATCATCGACCCGGTGCTCGATTTCGACGAGATGTCGGGGGCGACGGGAACTTCCAACGCCGATGCCATCCTCGCTTATATCGAAAGCGAGGAACTGGCGGTCGAGTGGATTCTCGACACGCATCCGCATGCCGATCATTTCTCCGCCGCGCACTACCTCAAAGGAAAGACCGGCGCACCGACGGCGATCGGCGCCCATGTCACCGACGTCCAGGTGCTCTGGAAGGAAATCTACAACTGGCCGGCACTCGAAACCGACGGCTCGCAATGGGACCGGCTGTTTGCCGATGGCGACACTTTCGAGATCGGCGGGCTTAAAGCCCACGTGATGTTCTCGCCCGGCCATACGCTTGCCTCGGTGACCTATGTCATCGGCGACGCCGCCTTCGTGCACGACACTGTATTCACACCGGATTCCGGCACGGCGCGCACCGATTTTCCCGGCGGCAGCGCCAGCGCCCTCTGGCGCTCGATCCAGGCCATCCTGTCGCTGCCCGAGGAGACCCGGCTCTTTTCCGGCCACGACTATCAGCCTGGCGGCCGCCACCCGCGCTGGGAAAGCACGATAGCCGCCCAGAAGCGCGCCAATCCGCATATATCAGGCATCGACGAGGCCGGCTTCGTGGCGTTGCGCCAGGCGCGAGACCGTACGCTGCCGAAACCGAAGCTGATGCTGCACGCGCTGCAGGTGAATATTCGGGGAGGCAGATTGCCGGAGCCGGAGGAGAACGGCCGGCGGTATCTGAAGATCCCGCTGGATGCGTTGTAG